In Candidatus Bathyarchaeia archaeon, the genomic stretch ATTAATAATGTAGGCTTGAACATCTATGCCGGTATAGGGCTTAATTCCCTTTAAGACGACTTTTCCCTCTGAGTCAGGTTTAACAATAAAGGTGAAGCCTAAAGGAGTCCCCAATAGACCTGCTTGCGCAACTTGACCCGGGCTAGCTATTGGGGGCGCAGCGAATAGTCCAGCCATAACTCCTTGAACAACAGTGCTTCTTAATGTTCCTACACCCGCCACCGGCCTAAAGCCAGCTGCAACTATAGTGCCAGCTGGGCTCGTGGTTCCGCTGACCGATATGAAGAAGACAGCGTCTTTATGGGAGAATGGATCGAACCAGTCGGTTGTCTTATTGTATTGCGCTAGCTGAAGGGTCACCGTGACCAGACCCCAGTCGCTGGCTAATCTTGAGGGGGCGAGAAAGTAATCTATAGCCATGTTAATGGAGTAATAGAGTATCGGCCATAGGAAAGTGACCTGATTACGAAGATTCTCGTAGCTTATTTTGTCGAAGGTGTCTAGTGGTGTCAGCTGACGGATCCTGAAGGCGTTTGTTGTAACAAAGCCTAGTCCTCCGCCATAACATGCTTCAACGAAGACTTCAGCCTCAAAACATCTTAGAAAAGGCTCAAATGGGGGAGAACCCCTTATCCAAGACGGGTAAGACCATAAGACGCCGTCTATTAAATGAATCTCCCTATTCAATTCGTTTTCTAGGGCGGGCAACCATTCGTTGAAGATTCTTTTTATCCATTTATCGTATCTAGACAAAAACGTTGAGGGGTAATTGTAGCCGTAGGTGCTGCCTGAAGCGTAAACTGCTACAAAGTCGCTGTCGCTGGCTAAATCGAGGCTGATCATCATTTTTATTCTGCTTCCAAGATCATTAAAATGACCCTCTACAAATTCTCTGGCCCCCGCTAAAGACTGGTAGTGCCCCGCGAACGCAACGAGCCAAACGGTTCTTTTAGGCGGGTTCTCCTTAAGGAGCCTTGAAACCTCTAGTAGGAAAGCGATCCCAAGAGAGTCTGTTGCGCCGGGTGAAACCTGCGGGACAATAGACCATGAATCGTAGTATGCGCTTATTATCGCAACTTCGTTTTTAAGGGCTGGGTCGGTTCCCTCAACTATAGCTATAATATTTTCTACGTTCCTCTGTTCCCAAACCATCTTTGAGTTAACCCATATTCTGAGTTCGCCGTGCTTTGAGATCAAATCTCTAAGTAGCGAGGAGTCTCTCCCCCTAATATACAGTCTTGGGAAATTCACAGGCACGCTGAAAGACTTTTGTAATGCTTCAACACAGGAAGTGTCTTCCGGCTCTAAGAAAATTACACCTTTTGCTCCGAATAGCGCTGCGTTCTTCCAATACCATCTATTATTAAAATCCATTAGAACGAATTTTCCCGCGGGATTAACACCGTTAAAGGCTTCTGGAACCCCCATACTAACGTAGATTAATTTATCGCCTTCCTCAGGGCTTTTGTAAGGCGACGGGTTAACATGGTTCGGCCATAAAGGATAAGCTTCCATCTCAATCAGCGAGCCCTCAGGCGTCTGAACAATTATCGATGAGCCCTCAGACACAGGAACCGTTACGCTAAAGGGTTCTGTAAAAGTTTCATAGCCCAGTGAAGACCAATAATTCCTTATATACTCGGCGGCCTTGTAGAAGCCTTCATACCCGGACACTCTAGATCCTAATCTGGAGAGAACCCCTACGTGAGTTAAAATGTTTTCAAGATTTATTTGGCCTAGAAGCTCTAGGCTCACCGGGTTAGACCTAGAGCTATCGAGAAATCTTACGCATGTAGCATAAGTAGGTAAAAGAGAAAGCGCTAACGTTAAGAAAACGGCGATTATTGTAGGAAAAAAACATTTTTTAAAGTGCATGCTGCAAGCACTATTTGCTTTTTTCACGTGGAGATCCTCCGGGTCTTCCTCTAATCTTAAGGTAATATGTGGCTGTAAACGCTATTACGACCAGAACGACTGCCACAACAATATAATATAGCGATGGAACGCCGGCTTCACTAACCTCATAGGGCGGCTTAAACTGCACAGTCTCCTTAAAGTTTACTGTTTCAACCGCCGGAATTATTACGCCAAAACCTGAGATAGCCTGAAACTCAGGGTAGCTAGGCCAATGCGTTATCTGTATTAAAATGTTTTTCGTTGTTTTAATTTCATGTAGTCCGTTTGTTAGAGCGATAAAGTCGTCTTCGTTAAGCTCTATTGGAGCCCCGTTAACGGTAACTATTGTGCCGTCTTCGCTAGCAAATATGAAAGATGTTTGAGAAGTGGAGACTGGAACATAAACATACACTGTTTCGCCGGGCCCTACGCCCACGTAGGTGAAGCCTGCTCCGTAAGCCCATCCGCCCCCACCAGCTCCGCCTCCCCTCAGCCCATGATGAACATATATAACTGAGATCGGCTCATCGCTTTCAATAAAGATTTCCTCCGCAGGCGGCTTCACAGTCACATTTTTGCCAGCCGGAACCGTAAATTCATCTATTTTTCTCGCAGCCATAACATCGTAGATCTTTACACGAGCATCTTTTTCATGGGCTATTATCTGGAAGCCGTACGCGACAGTCGGATCCCATGAGGTGGTACTACTCGTGTAGAATGCTTTTCCAGTGAAAGTGCCTTCCACTGAGGGAATATATCCCCACCCGGATTGCACCATAATGTTTCCTGTTGAAACAACCCTATACGCCTTGAAAGATTTGAGGGTTAAACTTTTGTATTGATTTGCTTTCAAGGTAAGTTTAGAGGTTTCCCGCCCCTCCTCGTATATCGTGACTTCCGAGTCTTCTAGGGCCAGTATTCTGTATGGTATATCCATTAGCCCCTGAGAAGCAACAAATATAAACTCTTTACCTACATAGCCTCCATCAGTGGCCGGGTAAAAGGAGGCTGGTATGGGGCCCCTATCCATGTCTGGACTAACGTCTCTACCTCCAATACTCCCGCCCAGAAGCTCAACGGTCACCATCTTATTTGTTTGAACTTTAAAGAACGTGCCATTTGGAAGCGTAACAAATATTTTCTCCATCTTATTAATGGTTTTATGCTCAACCAGCCGCATCTCGGGGAGAAGAAATACTTTTACCTCAGTGTTATCCTGATGGGCTACTATGCTTAGAAGAGCTGACCTCGCCACTGTATATGGGTCTATGACGAATTCTTCGCCTACGGGTGTGCCATGACCGAGCTGTTTTGGTTCCGCATACCAGATTCTAGATGGAACATAGCCATAATAAGTGTATTTTTCCTGCTGGCATAAAACAATCCAAGCATTTAAGGCGAACAGCAGAGAAATTGACAATAAGATGAGAAAAACATTTCTTCTCATCATTAAATTTTTTCACCTTAACTTACTTCTTCTAGTACCTAAGATATGGCTCATTCTTATAAGCCTTTCGGGAAAAGAAAAAGCAGATTTCATAGAGCTTCTTCTAAAAGGAAAACCCTTTTTTACAAGGCTTTTTTCTTTTAAGGCTTCATTTAAGAAAAAATTGCATATCAAGTGGGGTTAAATTTAAAAAATAGAGGGTGGGATAGGTTTAGGCGGGTACAAAGAACTTTATTAGTCCGGCTACGGCTCCTAGGAACATTAGCACCCAGTATCCGACGAGCACGCCTACCGCTATTGGTGTAACTACCTCGTCGTTGAGCTTTGTGCCCCCGATCCTCATAACTATGGATTTAACTATCCATGCGAAAAGCGATGGAAACAGCCAAGCTGAGCCCCCTCCATTTATGGATAGAGCGACGCCGGCTGGATCTAAGGGCCACCAAACGTATCGGAAGTTTAGGAAGCTAAGCACCATTGTGAGAATTATGCCCACGATTATGTAAGGCCATACAGGCTCTGCTGCGGGCATCCCGCTTCCCAGCTGATTCACATCTGCGTGAACCCAGATCCACCATGCGTCATACATCTGCATTGGGGTATTTGCTGTGCCAAATGTGTAGTCAAACCATATGGCTGTCGGGAAACCTATAACCGCTGAGATTATACCTGCAACTAAAATGACCTTTGTTATATCCCTCGGATGGGTTCCAGTATCATATCCGACTTTATAGGCCATTGGAATCGCGAAGGCCATGCCGAACTGAGTGTTGTTTTCGCCCATCAGCTCCCCAGTGAACCTATTGGCGAGCATCATGGTTGTAGTATACTCGGTTGTAACCCCTTCAATCGTCATTCCAGGGTAGAAAACGTATTTTACGAAGGATGGGTAGTGTGTCCAGTCGAAAGGCGCCATCCACGCTGTTCCCGCAGTACCGCAGAAGCCGTACACCCTTATTGAGGATAGGAAGAGCAGCCACATCGTGAAAACAATTAGTACCGCGCCTATAGGATTCGCTCCGGCCACTGAAAGCATGCCGATGAGGGCTATCGTGGAAACCAGAATCATTATCCATCCTATACTGTATGGGATGGCTTTTCTTTCCTCATCAGGAGGCTTCTTGAAGAGACTCTTCATATATGATGTGTTCAAGGCAAACCACATTAACAGTAGACCTATGAATGAGCCGAGCCATATCCCGTTCCATTTGAATGGTGGCTCATTTACTAGGAATCCTGGTCTCCAACCGGTCTCCTGAATCCCTGCATAGTAGCCCATATACCAAGCTATTTGGCTCGGAATGAGGACGCCAACCAAATTAAAGAACCAAACTGAGAAGAGGATTTTCAGCGGAAATAGGTAGAATAGAGCATATATCATTGGGTTTACCGCTAGGAAGGACCATACTGGAATAATTCTTGTTGCGGGTACGCCTGCAAGGTTCATGACGCCAAACCACCAGGTAAGATATGGTGGAGAAGCCCATCCCCACAGGTCTGGAATCCATGGGAACAATGCGTGCAAGATCACAGGTATTATCACTACGGCACCTATAATGAAACCTATTAGGAAGAATTTTAGCCTTCTATCAGCCGTGGTTGACGCGAACGTTATCTGCATTGTTCCAGTTATAGCGAATGGAAACGGTAGTTTTTCCACCTCAATCCATCTTTCCTGTAGCAAAGCCATCCAACCAGTCCAGAAAATCAGCCAGAAGATCGCGTATAAGGTCCACCAGGCTACGAAGGGTGACCAAGCGTCCCATGGAACCGCTGCGCCGCCGGTTTGAAGCGGGACGACTAGGGCGGGATCCGTTGGACCGAAAACCCAAGACTTAGCAATCGAACTTGTGTATGGCTCATTAGTAACTAGCCGCGTGGTGGCTGCATTATGCAGTATTCCGTAGGGAACCATGCTCCAGCAGAAGGCTAGAGATAACGATGAGGTTGCATAAAGTAGAGCTAGTATCTGCGGGCTAAAAACCCTTCCAGATATTTTGGATATTAGCAGCGTGATGAAGAGGACAACAATCGGTCCAGTCGCTGTCCCGAAGAGTATAGACCAGCACCAGGTTGGCGCGAATGGGGCGGACAAGACACCAATGAAGCTCATGAAGACTGCGAAGATAATTATCATCGCCCAGGTTTTTCCTTTTAAAACGCTTTTCACTTCAACGCTCATTATATTTTAGCCCCCAATAAATTCATTTCAGGAAACCATATTTAAAGCTTACTTGCTAAAAGCTTAATTTTTATCGCCGCTTTAAGATGACTGGTTGGAAGGAGATTAATTAGCTGCCTTGCTTACGCGTCTTCTCAATAGAACTACTAGAACTGAGGCCACTAAGACGGCGGCTACTCCAATCATAATATAGTTTAACCATGGAGTTTCCTTCTCTATTGGCGGAATTTCTAAATCGGGATAATCTATCTCTAGGGTCTTAGAGGATGGCAGGCAGGCTCCATAGGAGGATAATGGGGGACCGGAGCCGTAGTCAGTCATTATAATTATGACCGGTTTAT encodes the following:
- a CDS encoding DUF6785 family protein; its protein translation is MSVEVKSVLKGKTWAMIIIFAVFMSFIGVLSAPFAPTWCWSILFGTATGPIVVLFITLLISKISGRVFSPQILALLYATSSLSLAFCWSMVPYGILHNAATTRLVTNEPYTSSIAKSWVFGPTDPALVVPLQTGGAAVPWDAWSPFVAWWTLYAIFWLIFWTGWMALLQERWIEVEKLPFPFAITGTMQITFASTTADRRLKFFLIGFIIGAVVIIPVILHALFPWIPDLWGWASPPYLTWWFGVMNLAGVPATRIIPVWSFLAVNPMIYALFYLFPLKILFSVWFFNLVGVLIPSQIAWYMGYYAGIQETGWRPGFLVNEPPFKWNGIWLGSFIGLLLMWFALNTSYMKSLFKKPPDEERKAIPYSIGWIMILVSTIALIGMLSVAGANPIGAVLIVFTMWLLFLSSIRVYGFCGTAGTAWMAPFDWTHYPSFVKYVFYPGMTIEGVTTEYTTTMMLANRFTGELMGENNTQFGMAFAIPMAYKVGYDTGTHPRDITKVILVAGIISAVIGFPTAIWFDYTFGTANTPMQMYDAWWIWVHADVNQLGSGMPAAEPVWPYIIVGIILTMVLSFLNFRYVWWPLDPAGVALSINGGGSAWLFPSLFAWIVKSIVMRIGGTKLNDEVVTPIAVGVLVGYWVLMFLGAVAGLIKFFVPA